TAAGAGTTGATGGCATGTTGAAAGAGTACTCAAGAGAGTCCTTTAGAAAGGTCAAACATGGGCCATAAGAAAAAGCAGTATTTCGTAAAATTTCCTTTGTGTAAAATTTATAGAATTTGGGGGTATTTAGAAGTATTAGGACTTACAGCATAATTTTACaatatttaaagtattttaaataattttatcattGCCATACCACTGGTTTCATGATGTATTATATtcatgtacagtgaaacctgtgagagctggaatgcaaagggactgccttgtttctctGGGTCTCAAAAGTTTTCCCACCTTTTTGACAGGGAACAGTCTTACCACTCTTCTATtactagaaaatatttgagttttccttctctgataggtttccatcttacacaggttctggctttcgcagATTTTACTGTAATTCATTTGATTTAGAATTCTTAATGAAGAACAGAACTTCTCATTATCATCTATAAATAGAAAATTTGCTTTACAATACTGCAGAAAATCAGAGTGACACCTGTCTTTATGATAACACCCACCTCAACTCTCAAATAGCCAGGAAAGCACAAAATGGCCCTGTCTCTGGATATTAGCTGGCACCAAGCCCAGGAGTCAAGGAGAAGGAGCTCATGTGTGTACTTCAGAGTCCACTCACTTCTAGACAGATTATCTAGTCCAACTATCTCAGCTGTTAGCAGGGGAAACCGAGGCCAAGGGCTGAAGCGACTTACTACGTCCTCATAAATTGTTTACCAGGAATAAACTTCCCCAGATCCTAGAAGATTAGAAGCAATAAATGGTTGGCTGAAGTAGGAACATGGctgttatacttaaaaaaaaaacagtgacaaaTGCCAGGTGACGATGAAGAtgagacagaaaaactaaaaagtttATTACAAAATAATAAGGGAGGTTGAGAACAAAGCATGAATCTGAGTCATTACAAAAGGTCTAACTAAGTTTTTTATTCTccattaaaaagtaaataaaaaaaagtacGTGCTATCTCTCAGAAGGTTTCCATCAAGAATTTTTCAGATAAACATAAAGTTCTCATTCAGGGCGGTAAGATCCAGGTCTTGGAAAGCTCATTCCTATGGAATGTCTTCTTGCCCAGCAATGCTAGAGAGATgtcatatatgcacacacacttgCTTTTTCACAGATAGATGATGTTTGTTTTTGAGATTTACACACATTTCACAAACAATAAGACTTAATACTCTGAATTCTGAGGGCTAAAAAAACTTGTATAGAAATGGCAACTTATCTAAATTACCTGAAATAAAAATGACTGACTGCAAATGAGTCCTCAAGAACACACAGTACTGAAGCATCACTAATCATCGCTCCCAAGGCCACCAATGTATATAAAACGGCACCATATCAGTTCCCGTGATGTTGTGGGAGTCCAAAGATAGGAGACAGTATGAATAAGGCTATGAATAAGTATTATTCCGGTGAGAAATAACACGAATGATCTTATATGATGTCCATCCCAGGTTTGGGagtcttcccttccctcccctcactTACAACTCACCTTTAGTAACAGAACAAAGAAGGGGTTGCTCTGTGATAACACCCCTCTTTGGTTTCTAGGCTTAAATTCATTATCATGCTCCTGGTGTTGCCCCTTCCCCCAATCACCTCCACAATTAATAGGATTTCTGGAGAGTCTTCCCAGGTGATCTCATCCCTGTGTCTGGGGTCCAGGTGAGCAGGATCTCATCCCTGTGTCTGCTCAGGACAGTGCACACTCCACAACACACCAGGTATCCTCAATGGGGGCTAAGATTCATGCCTCTGTCTTTAAATTCTGTGGTACAATTTTAACCACTTTTACCTCAGCCAGTTTCTTTTCTTCACACTCACTTTAAGCGTGACTTAGAGGAAAGAACAGGAGCTTTGGAGCCAGAAAAACCTGGGAAGAAGCCCAGTTCCAGCACCCAGATTGAGCTATGTGGCTGTGAACAAGTTATTTCTCCTTCCTGAGCCTTAGTTCCCTCAAGTGTAAAAGCAGTTGGGCGTATAGGATAAATGAGATGATATACATAAAGTGACTGGCACAGAGTATGTGCTCAGCGGATGCGCCTCCCCCCAGCCCCCATTTCCCCACTTGTGTCTATCGGCTCTAGCCTCTCTCTCTTCGGAATGTTTTCTCAAGTCACTACACACTGATCTCTCCCCATATGCTTCCTCTTGGCAGTATCTTCTATACCCGAATCATGAAGAGTATTTGAAAATCCTTTATCAGGAAACGTGGTTACAGAGCATTGCCAAACTGTGGTTCTTGAAATAGCAATAAGAAGACTGCAAGATAGGCCTGGGCTAGAGACGGCCATCTGAAGACTGAGAAGACAGAGGAGGCCCCTGGACTCTCTCAGCCCTCCTGTCTCCCTCACCCAGTAGAAAGGGctgcaaacaaaaataaaagatgcTGTGAAAATTTCACTTTAGATAAACAACACCGACTTTTCTAGTATGTCCCAAGTATTGCAGCAGAGAAGGAAAGACTGAGGCTACCAGAGAAAGGTGCCAAAGAAACCTGGTGCCACCAGAGAAAGCTTCAAGTTCTCTGACAGAGAAAGGAAACTCCTGCTGAAGTCAGAACTCAGTGTAGTCTGGAGTTCTGGAAAGTGCCAGGAGGCTAAAGAGGCAATCAAACTATGTCCATGGTCTTACAACTCCACGAAGTGTCAGAGGTTACTGGAGAGGTGAAAGGGTTTAAGACCACAGTGGCCCAGTGGTGTTCTCAATCTGTCTACCCAATGCTTGATACATgagttttatgttattttttactcattaatttcttttcctcttttccccaTTAATTTTTAAACATAATTTCACATAATCCTAAGACTGTTGGGAAAGAGGCGATAAGCCACCCATACTAAATACAAGGGAATTCTCTGAATTTATTTGGATTtgaattttctgttttaaaaaaagaggGGTGGTTAAATGACATATGAAAACACACATATGTTACCGCACAAACTCTTGTCAGGATTGTTGCAATAACCTCCAAATTAGACTCCCTGCTTCCGCccattcaatcttttctcaaccCAGCAGCCAGGATGATCCTTCTAAAAAGCAAGTTAGATATGCCACTTTCCTGCTCAAAATCTCCCTCTGGCCCCCCATCTCACTCCGAGTAAGAGTTAAAGTTCTTCCAGTGACCTCTAAGGTCCTTTGTGACCTGGCTGCCTACTCACTGTCCCCTCTGACCTTACCTCCTCCCGCTCTTCCCCAGGCTTACTTTGCGCTAGCCATAGTGGCCTGTGCCCACAACGTTCTTGCTCAGGATATCCCCAcgttcctcccctcccctccgtcGTGTCTTTGCTCTAATACAACTTCTCCTTAATGCTTCTCTGACCACGCTTTTAAAAAACATAGTCCCCACTCCTTTAGCCTGACCTCTCCCTGTTccctgccatatttttctccacaCACCTGGTCCCCGTCAACATACTATATATTTTGCATAGTTGTATACTTTCTGTGTTGCTCCATGAGAATGTAAGGCAGAAATTTTGTTTACTGCAGCATCCCAGTGCAAAGAacatggcacacagtaggcactcagtaaaacTAGTTATTGAATATTGAATAAGCATAAGATAAAAATATTGATGAGTTAtatggaagaaagccttggtgaactgcttctgtaaagattactgtcaagaaaaccctacggagcagttctactcggtaacacatggggtcgtcaggagttggggccaacttacagcaggtaacaacaacatagaacagACTAGGGTAAAATGTACTTGCTGAAACCCAAACACATAAATAAATGTGTGGTTTTCCACTGAAGCCCTTcacttgttttcttcttttcctaatCAGAAAGTTATAAAGAGCTGGAGGGCATTGTAATTTTCCTACTTCTGggattaatattaaaaaatgcaGGACAGAGCATTTTCACTATGGACATTTTTTATAAGTCATacagagtccccaggtggtgtaaatggttaatgtgctcagccattaactgaaaagctggagttTTGAGTCTTtcccgaggtgcctcagaaaaaaggcctggtgatctatttccaaaaaatcagtcactgaaaactctatggagaacaACGTCACAAAAGCAAGAGTTGGTACTGCCATTTCTTCCGTCCCCGGTCTCTGCACCTTTTGCAGAGCCTCCAGCAGCGCCGTGCTGGGGCCGCGCATCCATGAGTTTTCCACCTCTGTGGTTCCCAGGAGCCATTATAAGAAGGGCCCAGGGAAGGATTTGCTATTTTCAGTGGAAAACAAGTGTTGTTTACTAATTATCATGATTTTATACTTTGAATCTGGGTTTGCTGCATGTTTCTTTATACTAAGACACCAACCACTTAAAAAATAAGGATGTTTAAGTTCATCCGTGAAACGGGTAAGAAGACAAGCATATTAAAAAGTGCAATCTTTGAAAAATGGATCAAACTCTGTTGAACTCATATACCATAGTGGATATGTTGGCAGATAAACTTATTACACGGGGGGAAAAACCTACagagtacagctctgctctgacatacatggggtcagcatgagttggaactgacaagCGGTGGTTACGATTGATAAAAGTACATCTTTGTCTGAAGTAATGTCCTTTTAAAGTGCTTCCCAAGTAGCCCCTCTTAGGCTACGAACAGGCAAGAAATTTCAGATTAAAGGCATGCTCCCCATAAAGTTTCAGCACAGAggacattcagtaaatatttgttgattggcAAATTTCCCACCTGTCTCCCTTTTAACAAAGGTCCAACTCAACAACCTTTAAATGTGAGATGTGTCAGAATCCAAAATGCCAAACAGAATTCTCATTACCTCTCAACAGAGTCTCGGATGAGCTGCTGCAAGTCcacctcctgcttcctcagggttcCAAATGAAGACTGACTCTCCACGAGGCCTCTGCCTCCAATATTCAGTTTGACCTTCCCAAGCACCGTCTTGATGGTCCCACTCACATGATTTTCAAACTTGCTCTCGTATTTCACGAAGTCCGACTCCACAACCACTGGAATGAACGAGACGTGTAGAGGAATTGGATGACAAGCTGGACACCTCTGAGCCTTGGGTCACCTAGTTTCCCAATCCCGTAGAGACGCTTGGGGAACATGGGGCTTGTGTTCAAAATGGAAAGGTGGCAGTCATGCTGTGTGCATGTGTCAAAAGAAAATGGGGCCACCACTTCCGTGAGCTGACTGAGAGCACGGGACAAATTGGTGGCCTGGGGCTCACTGGGtacacttttgttttgttttattccaaTATATATTAGAATTTTTTTATATTAGGAAGGTACACGAAACATATGTGTACAgtttaatgaaaaattttaaagtgaACACCCATGTAACCATTATTCAGGTCAAGAAACAAGGTGACCATTGAAAAGgaactacagtgaaacctgtgagagccggaacgcAACAGGACTGCCTTCTTTTTCCAGGTCGCACATGTTCtctgcctttgacaaggtgcagtcttaccacttttctactgcttgttttagtggaaaatatttgaattttccttctctgacaggtttctgccttacacagaaacctgtcagagattTTACTATATATGAGTAAAATCTTTTTTCACAGATTTTACTATATATGAGAAAGATGGTTAAGCAGAGAGAAAATAGCAGCCCCTGCCCCACGGACCACCTTACTCAGCATCTGGCAGGGCTGCCCCAGCCTGGCCCTGGGGCATCTTCTCTCCCCACCCACTAGTCTTGTGAAACATTCCCCTGGCCTTCATTACCATCTCCTTGCACACAAGTTCCTTCTTGTATTCATTCTTTCCATATGTGACCTCTGCCTGGTCATTTAATTCTTTATCATGCAATTCTCTATCTTTGCCTTCCTGATAACGTCTGTGGACttgccctcccttcttccctccaacACCATCCTGTAGTACATAAGCTCCCAAACTCTCTCCACCCTTCTTTCCTGGCTTCCCAGGTACTAAGGAATACTCTGCTTCCCCGCCCCCCACCTAGGAACTCTCATGCCCCTCCTCTGGCCATATTCAAGTGATTGCTATCAGATTGTCTTCAAGATTTGCCCTTTTTATCTGGACCCCAAAGATAAATTTCTGATAATCTCATACCTGAACTGCAGCCTTTTCACATGACTCCAGGTTTCTACTTTTCTCATGTTTAATCTAACCACATACCATCATAAAAGTACTCTTAATTAGTCATCGTCCTTCAGTAAGGAGTCAGCTAGGAACTCCATACTGAGGCTCTCTCATTTCTTTGATCAAAGGCTCTCCTTGGCTCCCGGTTGCACTTCATATGGGATTCAAATGCACCTGATTTGAATCTGAAAGGCTTCTTTCCATCTACTCAGtgcctcctctcccttcctcccctccacacctttatttctttctctccagTCAGGAAAACTCACTCCTCAACCAGGATTAATGAGACTTAATCGCCATTCATTACCTTTAGAGTTTACAAAGCAAGGAGCCATCTCCCcaccactaccaaaaaaaaaaagctttaaaaatgccTCAATTCAAAATCTATTCCTAGTAATATTCACTGACTATAAACACTTTCAGAAATGCTTTTGGAGGCAAGCTAGAGTAATTGTCAAGAGTACAAGATCATACCCtcccatgagatggattggcttggtggctacaacaatgagctcaaacataccaaagattgttaggatggtacaggactggacaatgtttcattctgttatgcataggtcatcataagttggagtcaactcaaaggcaagtaataacaacaacaacaataatattactaaatacaaccagaatgatcctcaGAAACATGAACAGTGCAACttgggctcacttactttggacacatcaccagcAAAGGCCAAACGCTAGaaaaggaaaatacagagagCAGGGCAGTCCCTCAAACTGGTCCAAAAATGGCTAGAGAGAATGGGGAAAAGAGATGAACTTAGAGTTTTTATTGTGGTTAGGGAATGTGACTAGGGTGAAGGTTCTAGTGTATAGATTGGGGCTTGAATTGTttgtttggtaaagaagagggtcaacgaaaatgagggaaaccctcaatgtgaTAGACTGGCACAATAGACACAGTGAACTCAaacatcaaagatcatgaagatggcacaggattggacaacattttgttctgttatgcataaggtcaccatgagtgggaactgacttgatagcagctaacaacgactACAGTATTACTAGCTGAGACCTTGGGTAGCATTTGTCTCCCTGAAACACAGGTTTCTCATATGTAACTTGAGGGTAATTAATAACTCCTCCCTGGTGGAGTCTCTTGCAAGTTGATATATGCAAAACATGTACTACAGAGCCCAgcacatagcaagtgctcaatCTAGCCACTGGGTTTAGGCCAGGACAACATTATTGTCTGACAAGCAGGACAGTCCCAGGTTCAACAAAGTACTAGCCAGACAGAGATTCTACTTTCAGGAATACAGCCATGGTTGCATCCAGGCTTCTTACCACCTGTGGAAACTGTCCCCAAGGCTGACCTCACAGCAGGTGGGGACAATCAAGAGTTTGGCTGTGCACTTTGAAAAGCCAGCCTAAAAGGATGTCATCTGTGCACACTTTCGTGTCAAGTCTCATCTGCTGGTGGTGGAAGAGAGTAACTGAGGGCACTGCCATGCTATATCTGGGATTGCCAACGATCAAACAACACCCTCAAACTCCACATCTCTGGGCAACACAAACACACTGAGGTATTGTGTGTGCCAGAAAATAATGAAGCTGAAGCATCTGCTCAGCAGGCAAGGAAGTGACATCATGCTGTCCTCTCATCACAGCCCTAATGCCAATAGGAAACAGGATCAGGGGAGAGCGTTGGCCTCTCATGATTAGAACACCTAGGGCTTCTCCATCCGTAGTGACTGTGACTAGCCTCATTGATCTTTTAGGATACCTTGAAAGAGGCACTTTGGTAGCACGGAGCAGTTTCAGCACTTAGGGGGTCCATGGTCTATTTGGTGAGTGATTTTTGTCTTGACCCTGCTAACGTTTAGTCATCTTGCCACTCAACGGCAGTTCTACCAGAAATAAAGGACAATAAAATTAATATCAATTCATTTTCCCATTGTTTGGCAGCTCTGATAATGAGCCTGGCTGAAGAGAGCACTGGCAGGAATGCCTGTCTGCAACAGAGTTTGGGGGATTATCTGTAAACTCAAATTATCACCTGGATCGCTCTTCCCCTTTAATACAGATGCTGTCAGAATTAGAGACCTGAAGACCTGAAAGAGGACTCAGACATCATTTAGTCCAATAATTAAGAATTGATTATACTTTCATATATCACCATGTTCCAAGAAGTAACACGGCAATGAGTACAAAAGTCTTCAAAAAGTTCCTCACTTCTGGCCCAGTAATTCTATCTCCAGGAATCTATACGAAGGCAGCTGCTTAcgcagaaaaataattcaaacaaaatgttcattgcagcttcgTTATTAAGCCCTAAATTGGAACGGTTAAACAAATGACGATGtgtacacacaatagaatacctCGTTTGTTAAAacagtattagaaaatatttaaaccTATACAGGAAACCTTACACaaggttaaataaaaataaatgaatatataaaattatacatagtgtgtttccaactttgttttaaaatattagatGCATAGGAAAAAAGACTGCAATCTAAGAGTTAGTTAACAATTGAAGGtggaattttgttgattttttattttcttcttcatttctctctataCTTTATAAATGCTTTACTGAAATTAACAGTTTAACTCCAGTTTTGATGTTTGATTGCTGTTATGGATTgcactgtgttcccccaaaaatatgtgttacaaatcctaacctatacctgtggatgtaagattttgggaatagggtttttttctgttacattaatgagccatatcagtgtagggtgtgtcttaaacacaaccacttttgagatacaaaaggagaagattaggcacagaagcaagcaagcacaaacaggggaaagatagatgccacttggagatccccaaggaactCTTAAGAAGAACACtatagaagctgagacaaggattttcccccagaacgGACACAGGGAGCCCTcccttagagccagcaccctaaatttggacatttagcctcctaaactgtgaaaacatAAATGTCTGTGCactaaagccacacacttgtggtatttctgttatagcagcactaagaagcaAAGACAACTGCTGACAGCTTTCAAATTCTACcgttcccctttccctttctgctCCACATCTGGGTAAGCTGGTAAGAAAGCTCAGGTACTTGCTCCTTTGGTGCTGGAAGGACATTCAAACCACGCAAGCCCTAGTCTAAACACTGGAACCTTCCCCCTAATCCTACCCCCTAACCACAATAAAAACCCCAAGCCCCTCTCTTTTTCCCACTCTCTCTAGCCATTTTTGGATGAGCTTGTGGGCCTGCCCTGCTCTCCCCAGAAAGCCTCATTACATGAGTAATAAACCATTTCATACCTTCTTGGTACATATTTGGCATCACTAGCCTGAACATCTGAACCAAATCTGGGGTCGGGGATCCATCCCATCTCGGTGGAATGCCTACATCTAAAACGAGCATGTCTTACTTTTACACCAAAAActgaaacatttaaaaagaaaaagaaagcttaaGTTTTCGTGTCAGCCAGGCCTGCaccattttcttcattttcaagaaAGCACATATTTTAAGACAGCAGTCCAAGAAACAGGAGAATTCGTTATAAGGTAGCAACTCTGGATTCAAGACAACACGTGTCTAGAAGAACCATCTTCTATTCTGGGGCTAATTGTAGAATATACCT
This Loxodonta africana isolate mLoxAfr1 chromosome 8, mLoxAfr1.hap2, whole genome shotgun sequence DNA region includes the following protein-coding sequences:
- the LOC111749713 gene encoding cytochrome c oxidase subunit 7C, mitochondrial-like, with product MENNVTKARVGTAISSVPGLCTFCRASSSAVLGPRIHEFSTSVVPRSHYKKGPGKDLLFSVENKCCLLIIMILYFESGFAACFFILRHQPLKK